AGGCCGATTACATGGCCTCGCTCAAGGCGTTTCTGGCCGAAGAGAAAGCGGCGAAAAAGGTGATTTACCCGCACTCCTCGAACTGGTTTCGTGCCTTCGAGCTGACGCCGCTTTCACAGGTAAAGGTCGTCATTCTGGGCCAGGACCCGTATCACGGGCCCAATCAGGCCCATGGGCTCTGCTTTTCGGTCATGCCTGGCGTGCCGGTGCCGCCGTCGCTGGTCAATATTTACAAAGAGCTTGAAAGCGACGTCGGCTTTACACCGGTCAACCACGGCTTTCTGGAAGACTGGGCAAAACAGGGCGTGCTGCTTTTGAACACCGCCTTGACCGTCGAGCGCGGTAATGCCGCCTCGCATCGCGGCAAGGGGTGGGAGGGTTTCACCGACGCGGCAATCAAAACGGTGAGTGAGCACGCCGAGCCGTGCGTTTTCCTGCTGTGGGGTAGTCACGCCCGACAGAAGAAAGCGCTGATCGATCAGTCGCGGCATTTGATTCTGGAATCACCGCACCCGTCGCCGCTGTCGGCCCATCGCGGTTTTCTGGGGAATCGTCATTTCTCCCAGGCCAATCGTTTCCTGGAAGAGCAGGGGCGCGCGCCGATCACTTGGCAATTGCCCGCGACCCCTTAACCTTGCCCCCGGTTGCGGGTAGAATAGCGCGCAATTTTGCGCCGGCCGGGCGCTTTTAACCCTGCAGTGAGGTAGTTCCATGAGTGTTTACGCCATTAATCATCCGCTCGTCCAGCACAAGTTGGGCCTCATGCGGGAAGGGGGTCTGAGCACCAAGAGCTTTCGCGAACTGGCAGGGGAAGTGGCCAAACTGCTGACCTACGAAGCGACCAAGGATCTCGAGATCGAGGATCACGAGATCGAGGGCTGGAATGGCGAGCGCATCAAGACCCAGCGCTTGAAGGGCAAGAAGGTCACCGTCGTGCCGATTCTACGCGCAGGCCTTGGCATGCTCGAAGGTGTCACCGACCTGATCCCGAGCGCCCGGGTCAGCGTGGTCGGGCTTTATCGCGATGAAGAGACGCTCCAGCCGGTACCCTATTTTTCCAAGTTCGCCAACGATATCGAAGAGCGTATGGCGATCGTCATCGACCCGATGCTCGCCACCGGCGGCTCGATGATCGCCACGCTCGACATGCTGCGCGAGCGCGGCTGCGAAAGCATGAAAGTGATCGTGCTGGTCGCTGCGCCGGAAGGAATCGAGCGTGTGCGCGAGGCGCACCCGGATATCGATATCTACACCGCCTCCGTCGATGAGCGCCTGGACGAGAACGGCTATATCGTGCCGGGGTTGGGCGACGCCGGCGACAAGATCTTCGGAACGCGCTGATCGCGTTTTATACCGTGCCCCTTGCGCTTTGCGCCGGGGGCTTTTTTTTGGGTGGCCACTATGAGCCGCCCGCATCGCAACTGATAACGCCGGTGCCCGTTGGGTACCAAGAGTACGTTAAGGAACGTGATATGAGTACCGCTTCATCCCGTGAGTCCTGGCCCAGAACGCTTCTGACCGGCGCCCAGATGCTCTTCGTGGCCTTTGGCGCGCTGGTGCTGGTGCCGCTTTTGACCGGTCTTGACCCGAGTGTGGCGCTGTTCACCGCCGGCGTGGGTACGCTGGTCTTTCACGGCGTGACCCGTCAAAGCGTGCCGGTGTTTCTGGCGTCATCCTTTGCCTTCATTGCGCCGATTCAAGGCTCGATCGCCCACTTTGGCGTCTCGGCGACGCTTGGCGGGCTGATCGCCGCGGGTCTGGTTTATACCGTTATCTCGCAAATTATTCGTCTAAAAGGGGTGGGGTGGCTGAATCGACTGCTGCCGCCGGTCGTGGTGGGACCGGTGATCATGGTGATCGGCCTTGCCCTGGCACCGACGGCGGTGAGTATGGCGGTGGGAGATACCAGCGATAACATCGGCTACGGTCAAGCGATCTTTCTCTCCATGGCGAGCCTTTTCGTCACCCTGGTGCTGGCGGTGTTCGGTCGCGGGCTTCTACGTCTGGTGCCGATCATGGGTGGGGTCGTCACCGGCTATACGCTGGCGCTGATCATGGGTGTGGTCGACTTCACGCCCATCCGCGAGGCGGCCTGGCTGTCGGTACCGGCCTTCACCGCGCCGAGCTTTCACTGGGCGGCGATTCTGTTCATGATTCCCGTGGCGATCGCCCCGGCGGTCGAGCATATTGGCGACATGGTGGCGATCGGCTCGGTCACGCGGCAAAACTATCTGGAAAAGCCCGGCCTGCATCGCACGCTGTTGGGCGACGGCCTGGCCACCATGGTGGCGGCGCTGTTCGGCGGCCCGCCCAACACGACCTACTCGGAAGTCACTGGCGCCGTCACGCTCACCCGCGCGTTCAACCCGATCTACATGATCGTCGCCGCCGTGCTGGCGATTCTGCTGGCCTTTATCAGCAAGCTCGGCGCGCTGCTGCTGACCATTCCGGGGCCGGTCATGGGCGGCATCATGACGCTGCTGTTCGGTTCGATCGCGGTGGTGGGCATGAACACCCTGGTGCGCGCGGGGCAGTCGTTGACCGAGCCGCGCAACCTGGTCGTGGTGTCACTGATCCTGGTATTCGGTATTGGCGGCATGCAGTTTGGCGGCGGCCAGTTCACCCTTCAGGGCGTTAGCCTGGCCGCGCTGGTCGGTATCGTGCTTAATGCCATTCTCCCCCCGGAAAAAGAGCTCGCCTAGGCGGGCGTGGAGATGCTCTTGCAACCCATCAGTGCGCCGTTTCCGGTGCTGGGCGTGGCGGCCTGGAGCGGAACGGGCAAGACAACGCTTCTGACCGAACTATTGCCGCGCCTTAAAAAGGCCGGCCTGAACGTGGGTGTGATCAAGCACGCCCACCACGCCTTCGATATCGACAAGCCCGGTAAGGATAGTTACCGGCTTCGCGAGGCCGGCGCCGCGCCGATGCTGGTGGCATCCAACCAGCGCTACGCGCTGATGCAGGAGACGCCGGCGCAGAGGCAAGCCGGCCAGGAAGGGCCGGATCTTTTACACCTGCTGTCACTCATGGCGGCACACCGGCCGGACCTGGTCATCGTCGAGGGTTTCAAGACCTGGCCGCTTTCCAAGCTCGTGCTCTACCGCGATGGCATTGGCGATGAGTCGATTATACAAAGCGACAACGTGGTGGCGGTGGCGCTCAAGGGCGAAGCCCCCGAGCGGCTTGACGCTTCTATCCCGCAGCTAAACCTTGATAACATCGACGAGATCGCGCGCTGGGTACTCGAATGGACCCGCGCGCACCGTGACGAGAGCACCGCAATGACCAGGGATAACGACATGCAGCTGACGCATCTGAACGCCCAGGGCGAAGCCAATATGGTGGATATCGCCGATAAAGAGGAGTCCCGCCGGGAAGCGGTGGCGTCAGGGCGCATCGTCATGGCGCCGGCTACGCTCAAGCTCTTGAGCGACGGCGAGCTTCCCAAGGGCGATGTGCTGGCCACGGCGCGTATCGCCGGTATTCAGGCAGCCAAGCGCACCTCTGAACTGATTCCGCTGTGTCACTCGCTGTCGCTGAGCAAGGTGAGCGTCGACTTTACGCTCGATTTCGACACCGGCGCGGTGAATGTCGAGGCGCTTTGCCGGCTCAGCGGGCGTACCGGTGTCGAAATGGAGGCGCTAACCGCGGTGTCGGTGGCGTGCCTGACGCTTTACGACATGTGCAAGGCGGTCGACAAGGAGATGCGCATCGAGGCGATTCAGCTCGAGAGCAAGCAGGGTGGGGTGCGCGGCGACTATCAGCGCCAGAATGGGCCGATCGTCACCGGTGAGGGTAACCCGGGCGAGGTGAGCGTGGGCGAGCGCTGTAGCGTGTCGCCCTGCGTACGGGTCAAGTTTCTGGCCGAGCTGCGTGAGCAGGTCGGCGAAAGTGATCTATCGCTGTCGCTTTCTGATCTCGAAAGCCGCGACGTGGCCGGGCTCAAGGCGTACCTGAAGGCGCGCGACGCGCGCTTTTCCGCACTGGCGGACAAGCGCACGCTCTGCGCCGTCAACCAGGTGATGGCCAACGATAGCGCGCCAATCACCGATAAAGACGAGATCGCCTTTTTCCCGCCAGTTACCGGAGGCTGAATGCAGACGCCTTCCTCTGAGCAAGCGCTCGCTTCGGGAGCGGATACGCCGCCTATTCACATCCGCGTGCAGCAGGAGGCCTTCATTTTTGATGAGGGCTACGAGACGCTCATCGAACATCGTCAGGATGTCGGGGCGCTGGTGAGCTTCACCGGCCTCGTACGCGATTTCAACGAAACGCCGGACGTCACGGGGCTCACGCTCGAGCACTATCCGGGCATGACCGAAAAGGCGCTCACCGATATCGCGGTGGAGGCCGCTTCGCGCTGGGCGCTCAAAGGCGTGGTGATTGTGCACCGGGTCGGGCATCTGCGCCCGGGGGATCCGATCGTACAAGTGGTGGTGGCCAGCGCTCACCGGCGCGACGCCTTCAGTGCCTGCGACTTCATCATGGATATTCTCAAGACCCGCGCACCCTTCTGGAAAAAGGAGCACTCGCGCCAGGGCGATTACTGGGTCAAGGAGCGCGCCACCGATTTTGACGATGCCGCGCGCTGGTAGGAGGCGATCAAGGAGGGCGTTGGTGGGCGCGTGTAAGGGGCTACCCGGCTCAAGCGCCGGGCGGCTCGGTCGCCATGATCTGAAGGTGCACCTCCGGCAGATGCTGGCAGTGGTGTCCCAGCCAGCGAACCAGCCCCGGCGTCAGTGCTTCTCTGAGTTCGGCGAGGGAGTCGACTTCGATTTCGTCGAGCCGCTCGTCGAGCCAATCGCTAAAGCTCTCTTCGTCGATGGGGCTGGCGCCACTGGCGTCTAGCATCAAACGCCCGATACGCTGCCAGCCGGTCTCAGAAGCGCATACCGGCAGTGCCAGAAACAGCGTGCCGCGCCGCGCGCCGCTCGACTGGCCGTCCGCAAGCCCGGGGTGGCGCGTCACGCTGTTTTGATCCACCACCTGGGGCAACTGCGGGTGGCGCGCCTCAACGCGTAACCCTTCGTTATCCAGACATAGCATATCGCCATTGACCGGGGCCAGCGGCGCCTTGATGCCGAGCTCTTGCGCCAGCGCCTGGTGCGCCTGCTGATGCACCGTTTCGCCGTGAACCGGCAGCAGCGCGGTGGGCCGAACCCAGCGGTAGAGCGTTTTGAGCTCCTCCTGGGCGGGATGGCCGGTGGCGTGAAGCTCCGGGTGGTTGTTCTCGTCGAAAAGCTGAACGCCGAGCTGAGTGAAACGCTTCTTGAGCGCCGCGATCGGGCGCTCGTTGCCGGGAATCGCCTTGGCGGAAAAAATGACGTTATCGCCGGCTTCCAGGTCCATGAACGGGTGGCGGCCCTGGGCCAGGCGCTGGAGCGCGGCGCGCGGCTCGCCCTGGCTTCCGGTGGCGATCACCACCACTTCGTCCGGTGGCAGATAGCCCAGGTCCTGGGGCGGCACCAGCGGCGGAAAATCGTCGAGATAGCCAAGACCGCGGGCCACACCGACCATGCGCTCCATCGAGCGGCCCATCAGGCTCACACGGCGCCCGCTTTGGGCCGCCGCCTGGCCGATCGCCCACACACGCGCCAGATTGCTGGCAAAGCAGGAGACCACCACGCGCCCGGTACAGGCCTTGAGCGTTTGCGTCAGCGCGTTGGCCACCGAACCTTCGCTGCCGGCACTGCCCGGAAGCGGCGCGTTGGTCGAATCACCCACCACCAGATCCAGCGGTGCCAGCGCCTGAAAGTGCGCCGGGTCGACGCTCGGGCCGATCAAAGGCGTCGGGTCGAGCTTCCAGTCGCCGGTGTGCAATACCCGGTAGCCGCCGGCGAGCATCATGATCGCGCAGCTCTCGGGAATCGAGTGGGTCATCAGTAAATAGCGCAGCGTGAACGGGCCCTCTTCGAGGGCATCGTTGGGCTCGATCACGCGAATCGCGGCGCTTGAAAGATTGTGTTCGGCAAACTTGTGACGGAGTAACCCGGCGGCCAGGGGCGTGGCGTAGATCGGGCACTGCCATTTGGGCCAAAGCCAAGCGACCGCGCCGATGTGATCCTCATGGCCATGGGTGATGTAGAGCGCTTTAGGGGTAATCTCAAGCTCGGCCAGCGTATCGGTGCTGGGCACCTGTAGCGGAGCGCTGGGAAGATCCTGTCGAATCATCATCCCGCAATCAATGGCGATCCAGTGACCATCGAAACCATAAAGCGTCAGGTTCATTCCTATTTCACCGCAGCCCCCAAGCGGCAAAATGCGCAGGGGCGGTCGGCGTCGGGGGCGAAGTTGAACGCGGGATGGATCCATTGATTTTGAACAGCCTGAAAAGTAAGACTTTAACTATACGGTAAGGCGGGGGCGGCTAACAATCCTGGCAGTGTTCCCGATCGCCGCTTGCGCTACACTAACGCCCCCCAAGGCCTCAACGGTTCTTGACGACCCCGTCGGGTCGCGTCT
The window above is part of the Halomonas sp. GD1P12 genome. Proteins encoded here:
- the ung gene encoding uracil-DNA glycosylase, coding for MTDPLPTEWSQWLGQEFQADYMASLKAFLAEEKAAKKVIYPHSSNWFRAFELTPLSQVKVVILGQDPYHGPNQAHGLCFSVMPGVPVPPSLVNIYKELESDVGFTPVNHGFLEDWAKQGVLLLNTALTVERGNAASHRGKGWEGFTDAAIKTVSEHAEPCVFLLWGSHARQKKALIDQSRHLILESPHPSPLSAHRGFLGNRHFSQANRFLEEQGRAPITWQLPATP
- the upp gene encoding uracil phosphoribosyltransferase; this encodes MSVYAINHPLVQHKLGLMREGGLSTKSFRELAGEVAKLLTYEATKDLEIEDHEIEGWNGERIKTQRLKGKKVTVVPILRAGLGMLEGVTDLIPSARVSVVGLYRDEETLQPVPYFSKFANDIEERMAIVIDPMLATGGSMIATLDMLRERGCESMKVIVLVAAPEGIERVREAHPDIDIYTASVDERLDENGYIVPGLGDAGDKIFGTR
- a CDS encoding uracil-xanthine permease family protein; translation: MSTASSRESWPRTLLTGAQMLFVAFGALVLVPLLTGLDPSVALFTAGVGTLVFHGVTRQSVPVFLASSFAFIAPIQGSIAHFGVSATLGGLIAAGLVYTVISQIIRLKGVGWLNRLLPPVVVGPVIMVIGLALAPTAVSMAVGDTSDNIGYGQAIFLSMASLFVTLVLAVFGRGLLRLVPIMGGVVTGYTLALIMGVVDFTPIREAAWLSVPAFTAPSFHWAAILFMIPVAIAPAVEHIGDMVAIGSVTRQNYLEKPGLHRTLLGDGLATMVAALFGGPPNTTYSEVTGAVTLTRAFNPIYMIVAAVLAILLAFISKLGALLLTIPGPVMGGIMTLLFGSIAVVGMNTLVRAGQSLTEPRNLVVVSLILVFGIGGMQFGGGQFTLQGVSLAALVGIVLNAILPPEKELA
- the moaC gene encoding cyclic pyranopterin monophosphate synthase MoaC — translated: MQLTHLNAQGEANMVDIADKEESRREAVASGRIVMAPATLKLLSDGELPKGDVLATARIAGIQAAKRTSELIPLCHSLSLSKVSVDFTLDFDTGAVNVEALCRLSGRTGVEMEALTAVSVACLTLYDMCKAVDKEMRIEAIQLESKQGGVRGDYQRQNGPIVTGEGNPGEVSVGERCSVSPCVRVKFLAELREQVGESDLSLSLSDLESRDVAGLKAYLKARDARFSALADKRTLCAVNQVMANDSAPITDKDEIAFFPPVTGG
- the moaE gene encoding molybdopterin synthase catalytic subunit MoaE, encoding MQTPSSEQALASGADTPPIHIRVQQEAFIFDEGYETLIEHRQDVGALVSFTGLVRDFNETPDVTGLTLEHYPGMTEKALTDIAVEAASRWALKGVVIVHRVGHLRPGDPIVQVVVASAHRRDAFSACDFIMDILKTRAPFWKKEHSRQGDYWVKERATDFDDAARW
- a CDS encoding ribonuclease J; this translates as MNLTLYGFDGHWIAIDCGMMIRQDLPSAPLQVPSTDTLAELEITPKALYITHGHEDHIGAVAWLWPKWQCPIYATPLAAGLLRHKFAEHNLSSAAIRVIEPNDALEEGPFTLRYLLMTHSIPESCAIMMLAGGYRVLHTGDWKLDPTPLIGPSVDPAHFQALAPLDLVVGDSTNAPLPGSAGSEGSVANALTQTLKACTGRVVVSCFASNLARVWAIGQAAAQSGRRVSLMGRSMERMVGVARGLGYLDDFPPLVPPQDLGYLPPDEVVVIATGSQGEPRAALQRLAQGRHPFMDLEAGDNVIFSAKAIPGNERPIAALKKRFTQLGVQLFDENNHPELHATGHPAQEELKTLYRWVRPTALLPVHGETVHQQAHQALAQELGIKAPLAPVNGDMLCLDNEGLRVEARHPQLPQVVDQNSVTRHPGLADGQSSGARRGTLFLALPVCASETGWQRIGRLMLDASGASPIDEESFSDWLDERLDEIEVDSLAELREALTPGLVRWLGHHCQHLPEVHLQIMATEPPGA